In the genome of Magnolia sinica isolate HGM2019 chromosome 2, MsV1, whole genome shotgun sequence, one region contains:
- the LOC131230798 gene encoding pentatricopeptide repeat-containing protein At5g15340, mitochondrial translates to MRWPDHSRISSSSTKSVFSDYRCTVRKCGRAGCLQEGQQIHALLVKNGIASSPSAFIHNALLYMYAACASVSAARQAFQQIPHTHRDIVDWTTLMSCYARNSLPAQALDLFLTMMQQQQQEQGNKGEEGPYSSSVRPDEVTMVCLFSACAQLRDPIAGAQAHLFIIKTGLPFTLTSRNAAMDMYAKCSCISDARQMLEEMTDPTIVSWTIILYGTLTIEGVNSARQVFDGMREKNEVAWTVMITGYVEAGLPREAMSLLAQMIFSYNSSFLTLNHVTLCSLLSACSQSGDLTIGRWIHAHAVKMMEEERHPLLMVGTALVNMYCKCGRLDRAVIVFNKMPQRNVVAWNAMMSGLAMHGQGHAALSLFSQMAVEAQPDDITLVAVLSACSHSGLVDQGRQYFSDLWSVYAIVPKVEHYACMVDLLGRAGQLEEAEALIREMPIRPNEVVLGSLLGSCSLHGKLELGERLLRELVQMDPLNTQYHMLLSNMYASAGRQDKAYALRKMLKSRGIRKVPGMSFIHVGGQVHRFTAGDKMHPQTQDVYSMLDEITRRLRLAGYVPNNCSQIFHFNLMDGSMDEQEEVEQSLFTHSERLAISFGLVSTKDGVPLHIFKNLRICRDCHTAIKLISDIFNREITVRDRNRFHSFKKGSCSCSDYW, encoded by the coding sequence atgagATGGCCCGATCACAGTCGTATCTCTTCTTCTTCAACCAAATCCGTATTCTCTGATTACAGATGTACGGTGAGGAAATGCGGTCGTGCAGGCTGCCTACAGGAGGGCCAACAGATCCACGCCCTCCTTGTCAAGAATGGTATAGCCTCATCTCCATCAGCCTTTATTCACAACGCCCTCCTTTATATGTACGCTGCCTGTGCGTCCGTCTCAGCCGCTCGCCAGGCGTTCCAACAAATCCCCCACACCCACAGGGACATTGTCGATTGGACCACCCTCATGTCCTGTTACGCTCGTAACTCCCTCCCCGCGCAAGCCCTCGATCTCTTCCTTACCAtgatgcaacaacaacagcaagaACAAGGAAACAAAGGAGAAGAAGGGCCATATTCGTCTTCGGTGCGCCCTGACGAGGTCACCATGGTCTGCCTCTTCAGCGCGTGCGCCCAGCTGAGGGACCCCATCGCTGGGGCCCAAGCTCACCTCTTCATCATCAAGACGGGGCTGCCCTTCACGCTCACCTCACGCAATGCCGCCATGGACATGTACGCCAAGTGCAGCTGCATTTCCGATGCTCGTCAGATGCTCGAAGAGATGACCGACCCGACCATCGTCTCTTGGACCATAATCCTTTATGGCACCCTGACCATTGAGGGCGTGAACAGCGCTAGGCAAGTGTTCGATGGAATGCGTGAGAAGAACGAGGTTGCTTGGACAGTGATGATAACAGGCTACGTTGAGGCTGGCCTCCCAAGGGAAGCCATGTCATTGCTGGCCCAGATGATCTTCTCCTACAACAGCAGTTTTTTGACCCTCAACCACGTCACCCTCTGCTCCCTTCTGTCAGCTTGCTCCCAGTCGGGAGACCTAACTATTGGCAGATGGATCCATGCCCATGCGGTGAAGATGATGGAGGAGGAAAGGCACCCCCTTCTCATGGTGGGCACAGCTCTGGTCAATATGTATTGCAAATGCGGAAGGTTAGACCGTGCAGTCATTGTATTCAACAAAATGCCCCAAAGAAATGTCGTCGCTTGGAACGCAATGATGAGTGGGCTGGCGATGCACGGGCAAGGCCATGCTGCGTTAAGTCTCTTTTCTCAGATGGCTGTGGAAGCCCAGCCAGATGACATCACCCTTGTGGCTGTTCTGAGTGCCTGCAGTCACTCAGGCCTGGTGGATCAAGGCCGGCAATACTTTTCTGACCTATGGTCAGTTTACGCTATAGTGCCTAAAGTTGAGCATTATGCTTGTATGGTTGATCTCTTAGGAAGGGCAGGGCAGCTGGAGGAAGCCGAGGCTTTGATTAGGGAGATGCCTATCCGTCCTAACGAGGTAGTTTTAGGTTCCCTCCTTGGCTCCTGCAGCCTTCATGGGAAACTTGAGCTGGGCGAGCGCTTGCTACGTGAGCTGGTGCAGATGGACCCCCTCAACACCCAATACCACATGCTGCTCTCAAACATGTATGCATCTGCTGGAAGGCAGGACAAGGCCTATGCTCTCAGAAAGATGCTTAAGAGTAGAGGAATACGAAAAGTGCCGGGCATGAGCTTTATCCATGTAGGTGGACAAGTTCACAGGTTCACTGCAGGGGACAAGATGCACCCTCAAACTCAAGATGTTTATTCTATGCTGGACGAGATAACCAGACGGTTGAGGCTGGCTGGCTATGTGCCCAACAATTGCTCACAAATCTTTCATTTTAATCTGATGGATGGCAGCATGGATGAGCAAGAGGAAGTGGAGCAATCGCTCTTCACTCACAGTGAGAGGCTGGCCATCTCATTTGGCCTTGT